TGTTGGTGGCCGCCGTACTTCTTCTGGGTGGGGAAAGTGTCTCCGCCAGGCGCTCTGCTGACGGAGTTTGTGCCTGTCCGCGCATATACGACCCGGTCTGTGGTACCGACCTCAGCACGTACTCCAACCGCTGCCTGCTGGACTGCAAAGTCGAGGAAATGGCGGCTCGGTCGATCGAGTTGCGAATGTTGCGCCACGGAGCCTGTGACGAACCCATCGAAGAGCCGATCGAGGAACAGCCGGAGGAATAACGTCAAAGCTACGGTCAAAGTCTTGGaagcgaagaaacaaaaaagcatgaaCATCTGAGTGTTATCATTGTGTGATAAAATCTAACTTTTATCAATCAATAAAGATCTAAATGTAAATGATTCATTTCACAGAATAAAAGCGCTGTTTGGAAGATGCATTGTTTCGCTACGAAGCAGATTCGCCATACCCGATACGATACGGCAAAAATGTAACCTCCCTCGTTCTCGAAACTGTTCAATACATCCGCCTCTTTATCAGGTGATTTTCCTATCGTAATCGTAATCTTCCTCCTCTCGATAGCTGCGGTCGTCTAATCCTCGCTGGAATGTCTTCGAGAGCGCACCACGGGCACGTTAAGCACTTCACTGTTTCGCCTGGAACACACATATTAGCAATGTCTGAATGCACCGAACGGCCAGGAAATGCAATCATTACACTACCACCGCTGTCACCGCTTCAATCAGTGATTGCTTCTGATCGAACATGACATTTGCACACCATTCCGATTCATAAAGTGAATACCTCGTCGCATCTTTGATGTCGATATTGCCCGTGATGAGCTGATCCTGTTCTGCACCCTTCCTTCCTCCAGCCCACACACCGCCCAATTCTCCGTTGCGGCTTACAAGCTACGAGTTTGCAAGCGTGCGATCCTACGCGGTGGAATGCGCAAACCTAGCATCCGCACGTACAACCGATGGCCGGGCAGGCAATTGCACCGCAAAGCTCCACCATCTTGCCTGCACACGGATGAGTCTTATAATAAAATCATCCCCTATCTTGCTCTGTTTGCTACATTCCCGATGGCTGAAATTAAAAGCTATCGCATCCAATACAGGAAAAAGCATCCATAACCTCGGTGGGAACCGTGCGGATGAAATCACCACGTAATGTTGCCTATATTTATTACACTGTCGGCAGCGATCGGCGATCGTCCTATAGGCGATGGTGTTCGATCTACCGGCATTGCGGTTGAAACACGCTAAAAGTCTAACGCAACGCGGTTGGGACAGGCAGGAGGCCCGAAGAACAAATGTCCGTCCGCGGCGGAGTGAGGATTATTGGTTATTAATGCAACGATACCGGGCCTGGGATTGCTAGAACCGCCGCTGCGTTGAATCAATGTTGGTGATTAGTTAgttggatgaaaaattaaaattgtattttctATTTGCATCGTTCCTGAAACATCCTCTGTTGCCTTGTATATCAGTATGTCTCGAAACGTTGACATCTGCAACTTTTGTGTACTTCACGATTACATATAGGATCATTTCAAGATGCATTTTAACGCGATTTATCCTATGATTGATGTAATTATTTCAATCTTTTATAGCAATTTAACGTAATTTGAAATGCGCTTCATTGACAAAGGGAGGATGTACCCTTCAACCACTGTCCTCTTAAGGGTATCTTTAGGAGTTTTAGTATAAGAGTGGAAGTTAGATAACTTCTTCCCCAAAGTTTTATATATAAAAGCTTCTATTGCTCAACCTTCTGTCAGCTGCACCAATCTGCTGTGTCTGTGCCGCCATTTGCTTTACCAACCCCATTCGGCCAACCCTCACCAACCGAAGGGTGCGGTgtgttttgtaattattttttgaaaattttgtcgATGATTATTAAATACATTCCTGTTTCCCTAGTGCGCGTCCGCTTCGGTCATGCATTCACTTGATCGCCACCCATTTCCGCTCGACGACGACGAATCATGTTCGCTCTGGCCGGCTCGGTGCCAACCATCGATCGCAAAGTGATTACAGTGATCGCGTTCGCGATCATTCCTGCCCCGGTATCGGGCCGTGCTTTCAGGGATCGTAGAAAGCGTGCGAGACGCTACGATTGGCGAGCAGAGCAAACCAGAGAAAGGCACGCTGACTGGAAGCCGCTGAAAACGGGAACTCACTCACGCAATCTCGCAATGGCTGGTGCTCGggttttattatcaaataaTTATCTATTTCTTACCATTCCTTTCCACAATGTTCTTCACTCGTTGCACGCCAGTTACCACTCCTACCAAgtggatacaaaaaaaacactccatcacactcacacacggaTGCAgatgtacatgtgtgtgtgtgcggtttctTGGTTATTCACATGCAAGCCACACAGGATTTTAGCCGAAGAAATTCGTCTCCACCATCTGGAGCATATCTCTGGCCGCAGAGCTCGCGGTGTGATGGAGCTTCCTCGTCACCGTGGATCACAGTTTCATCTTGATCGAACgaacatcgttttttttgttttcctgcccTTTGCCACGCGGGAAACCTGAAATTGAGTTCATTCTTAAAACGCGAACGGATCCCTGAAACCCGCGCACGGCATTACTTCCCATCACAAGCCCGAGCCTTCGCCGTAATTAGATACGCGCATGAGCGAATATGGCAGGAGTTTGTGAATTTTCCAGATCAAGCTGTATAATTACTGCTACTATTCAGCTCTAACAATGGGAAGGTGAAAttctgtacctttttttttgtgcgaatCTTTCCGTCTTGATGAGAGACATCAACCGATTGAGATGTGCGATTTGGCGATGTATATTTAAGTGTTTCTCCTTAACACTCAGGGACTTGAAAAAAATGCTCTTATTCACATAATTTCCAAATCAAAAACTTTGAAGCTAATAAGGAGAACACTATATTGTAATACTTGATACataaaagtacaaaaataacTTAAGATAAAATTATTCTAATTGAAAGTAGAAAAAGCGATTTTTTGCTGATTTTTGTCAGTAATTGACAGTATTTTGTCcgtaatattaaaataaatcatttgaaaAGTATCTCGTCTGCTGATTCTAATTTTGTACGAATGTTCTGATGCAATTTTGTCAGGGTTTCGAGAAGTTCTAGGTACCTCTAAAGTTCTGGGATTCGCAAAATGTCATCGCgatatagttttgttttgccaatttagttttgtttatatattttatgtttgtaggaaggtttcaattttttcaaGCTATTCCTGAGACATTCCTGAAATTCCTGAGACACGAACTTCAAGAAATTGGCAAAATGCAGTACTTCACACCACATCAACTGGCTAAAAATGTGAACATTCTAACAAACTCCTTGCAGAACTCCAAAGAGTTCTTGGTTTTGGTGCATCACTACTTTGTAGTACTACATTATGATATGATAGTAATTAATATTatcaattaatttcatcatttctCAACGTGCACAATCTATATTACAACCTTTTCTCTTCTCTATTCTCTTGCAGGTATGTTTGCGGTGACGTCTAAACCAAAGAGCATCCCAAAGACCATATATGTATTGTGTTGATATAAGTAATCTcgataaaaaattacaaatctTATTTAAAACCGCTGCCCCGTGGTACaggaaacaaagaacaaaacctcaattgtttataaacaattaCGATCGGGGGGTCGCAAAGGGGATGGTTGGGATTCCGATAGTGTAAACCCCGCACGCCGGTTTGCGCAAATGTGGTgtacaaaattatataaaGATAAAAATGCATCTGAGCcataataagaaaataataatcacaTCCAGCCAGTTGCAGTTGCCTGGCTAAAGCTAACAAGTACGGAATACCCGCAGAACGGTAGAACCACAGAAGTGGAACCGTCGCCGTACGGCAGGGCCGTGCAAAGGAAAGTTCATCATCTTTCGTCCATATCTTTTGATGGATCATGATGAATCTCTCGTTTCGCTGTACCCGAGTTCCGCTCGCGGCCGTCGCAGTCCCCTCCTCGGGTGGTGATTGCTTGATGTTTGCGGCTTGTCGCCAACCAGTgaaccctccctccccccgcaCCTGGTGGCATGATCATGGTTTTGCGCCATTGCAACTGCACACGCAATAGCGTGGCGCATCCTATGAAAATCGAACCCGATCCGCTTTTGTGCCCCTCGTTCTACCACTGCACAATCGAACGGATCGTCCTGACGGAGTCCCTTTGCCGGGATGATTGTACTCccatatgtatgtatgtatatatagctttttcatgttttgttctttgccTTCCATCGGCGCCTTTacctatcatcatcattgccaATACGCGGCGATCCTTGCGCAAACGGGCATACAACGgcaggaaaaagagaaaaaacaaaacgcaaccaTCTCGTACACAGGCGGAAAGGAAAAGGATACCCCGGTCGCgcaaaacagtgcaaaacaGCATTTCCTTTTCGTACCGCATGCATGCAACGCAGCAATCAAGAAATTCGAATCTTCAGTCGAAGCAAATTTACTAAACCTTCCTCCGACCCCCACCCCCCCGGATTGCGGCAAACGGGGAAGcaattttttccctcccgtcTGTACTTGGGTCCCCCTTCGGGGCGAAATGATCCCGGGGCACCCTTCAGGCCATGATCGGGGCTGGTGTCGAATGACCTGTCCGCAGGGCATTCTTTTCTCCACCGCGTGTGCGCGCACACGAAGCAAACGGGCAAATCGGCCCCAACGCCGCGAAGAAGATCGTGCCAGATGATGCCCggtgcaacagcaacaaaaaaaaaatgggaaggaaTGTTCGGTTTTTCCGCACCGCCAGCGACCCTGCTCTGCCGCGAAACCAACACCGGCGGCTGGATGGATCCGGTCACGATGGTGGAATTGCGTACGATGGGGACGACCGGCAGCCAAAGTGCATTATGATTGCGATGCTATCTCATTTGCGGATGATTTTCATTcaagtttgtgtttttgttttttttgtttgcgcccgttgttttgtttttgtttacctcGCTACATCCCAATCAACCGGCGGGTAGTTTTTCCAACCCAACCGCACCTTATTGCCCCTGTAGCGGCGATCTACCAGTCGGGCCGTGATGTTTGAGCGCAATCGATCCGATGCGATGTTGCAGCAAAGTTTTTCGCTGATTGAAGGTTGCAGGGATGAAGATTAGGGTGCAttttcgcttcgtttttttgttgttgttggctttCTCTCTCCTCCCGCTTCATAAAAGCCACAAGTGCAACCCCCGGACCCCGGGCACACTAAAACCAATCTGCTCCATCCCGACCGTCTGCCCGATGTTGTTCTGTCCGCGCCCTcgcaaccgaaacgaaaccgaTCTGCAGACTGGCCAGACCGTACGGTAATGATGAATTTGACGGGTTTCGGTGTGTCCGGGGTGCGAGAAAGAGTGGGGAAGGGgggctttttttattatccgGACAAccatccagcagcagcaaacacgGGCAGCGAGGATGATCATCGCAACCGCAAAACGGAGGTCCTTTTTTGTGCTTCCTGCCGGCTGGTACGGGCCCGGTACTACCGGTGCGCTGTTCTGCTTGGAAGAAACCAGGCAATATAAGCTCATAGTTGGCAATTATTTTCGGCAATCTTTTTgccacccccctccccttttgCCATACTTCAACAAATCTTTCGCCCAACCGGCTGGACCCAAGTGCCATTACGTGGCCACTTTCACGACTCCCTTCGTAGCCCTGCGTTCCGTTGTTAATAACCGAAGGTTCAAGCAGTGGCAATGCAGAACAAAAtaacagcagcacaaaaagCAGTAACACACCCCGGCCAAAACCAAACTCCACCTCGAGAACGCACCGATAAGCAAAGATGCATTACTTCCCCGCAGTACAGGGATGATAGCGTGGCTTCAAATTTTTGTAGCTTCCCAGCAAACGTTCGGACGAAGCGGGGTGGGGGCGAAgggaagaaatgaaatgataaaaCGACCAGAAAAGAAAGCGCTTCGCCTGACGTTTTGGTTCGCCCTCCCCTGTGCAAAGCCGTTTGGATGCGTTGATTCCAGTGCGGCagataaatcattttccaaactACAAACCAAATGGGAGAAAAGCCCCGTAAAAATCGTACCCAACACGCAAAAGTACGAATGGCCACCGGATAGAGCGCTTCCTATAAATCACGCCCGGCATCCATCGAAACTCACCAGTCGGCCATCGCAACGAGAACCCCAGAAGCAACCTTTAAGCTGAGTAAAgcttcataaattttcatttctgtttTTCATTCCCTGTACTTTTTTGTACAACGTTGTAACAATATTAACGTTTGCTCCTGATACAATGCACCGTAGTCGTACGGTTCAACGCTAAAGAGTTGaacattttattactttatttaaaAGATGTTGCACAGAgtatgggtttttttcctttttgtctgAGCTGTGCGAACATTTTCGAACttccgaaacaaaaa
This Anopheles marshallii chromosome 3, idAnoMarsDA_429_01, whole genome shotgun sequence DNA region includes the following protein-coding sequences:
- the LOC128714949 gene encoding serine protease inhibitor Kazal-type 1-like, which codes for MRFWSVVMLLVAAVLLLGGESVSARRSADGVCACPRIYDPVCGTDLSTYSNRCLLDCKVEEMAARSIELRMLRHGACDEPIEEPIEEQPEE